ACTTCTATCTCTTTGAGAATTGTGGTGCTCTTCTTGCGCCTTTTAATCCATATTTCTTTCTTTCTTTCATTCTCGGGTCTCTAGTCAAATAACCCGCTTTTTTAAGTGCCGGTCTTAATTCTTCATCAGCCTTAAGCAGCGCTCTTGCTATACCATGTCTGATTGCTCCGGCTTGACCGGTATATCCTCCACCTTTAACGTTTACCAAAACATCAAATCTATCTATCATTTCAGTAAGCACCAACGGTTGTTTTACTAGCACTTTTAAAGTATCATAATCAAAATAATCGTCTATATCTCTTCCATTAACAACTATTTTGCCTTGTCCTGGTACCAATCTAACCCTTGCAACTGATTTTTTTCTCCTGCCTGTACCATAATATTGTACTGTTGCCAACTCTATTCCTCCTTTCTCCTATAGTTGGACTATAACTCTATAACCTCTGGTTTTTGTGCTTGATGCTCATGTTCAGGCCCTCTATACACCTTTAGCTTTTTCAACATTTTTCTACCTAAACTATTGTGAGGTAACATTCCTTTTACTGCTCGCATTACAGCTTCTTCTGGTTTTTTATCTAAAAGCTCATCATAGCTTATTTCCTTCAAACCTCCTGGATACATGGAATGTCGCCTATATTTTTTCTGAGACAATTTCTTACCTGTCAAAACTACTTTATCAGCATTGACTACTATTACAAAATCCCCTGTATCAACATGAGGAGTATATACAGGCTTGTTTTTACCTTTAAGTATTTTGGCTATTTCACTGGCTAATCTACCTAATGTCTTACCTTCAGCATCCACCAGATACCATTTTCTCTCTACTTCTTCTGCTTTTGCCATGTATGTTTTCACCGTTTTCCCTCCAATCCATTCAACATATTAGTGTCATTTATTTATATGAAAATCCGGGGCTATTGATTCTGTAAACTACACTCTCGTTTATTTTAATACATGCTACCAGGTGTGTCAATAGTTAATAATATATTTTAACAAGACATAAACCATGTGGAGGCGCAGTTTTACCTGCTGTGTTTCTATCGCATGTATCCAGTATTGTTTTCATATAATCAGGCTGGTATAATCCCATCCCAAACTCCACGAGTGTACCTACTATTATCCTGACCATATTATATAAAAAACCGTCTGCAGTTATCCACACTTTTATAAGACTATCCTCGCAGTCAATAGATATATCATTTATAGTCCGCACCGATGTCTTTGTACTGCTGCCGGAAGACCTAAAAGAAGAAAAATCCTTAGTTCCGATCAAATGTGCTGCCGCTTGTTTCATCTTTCTTACATCTAATCTCTGCCTTATATGCCACATGTAATTCCTCCATAACACGTTGCCATATTCATCGTTGATTATCGTGTATAGATATGTCTTTGCTTTAGCAGAAAATCTAGCATGAAAATTTTCATCTACTTGTTCACATCGGATTATTCTTATATCTTCCGGTAGATAACTGTTCAAGGCTAGAGGCATTCTGTCTTCAGGAATAGAACTATCTGTTCTAAAATTGGCTACTTGAGCCAGTGCATGTACACCACTATCAGTACGTCCTGAACCTATTACTTTTATATTCTCGCCAGTAACTTCGCTTATACAATCCTCTAAAACTTGTTGTACAGCAAGGGCATTTTTCTGCCTTTGCCATCCTGAATACCTTGTCCCATCATATTGAATTGTAATTTTAAGGTTTCTCATACTACGCCCTTCCCTGATCTATATATAGCCTACATAGATAACTAAAATGAATATAACTGCAGTAAAACCTATTGCTTTATAATCCGTTGAGGTGGTCTTCAAAACCTTCATCCGGGTACGGTTCTGTCCTCCCCTATAACAACGTGCTTCCATTGCATCTGCAAGCTCATCAGCTCTTCTAAAAGCACTGATGAAAAGAGGGACCAGTAAGGGAATCAAGCTTTTGGCCCTTTTTATTATATTTCCAGTCTCAAAATCCGCTCCCCTAGCCATCTGGGCCTTCATTATCTTATCTGTCTCTTCTAGTAGAGTAGGAATAAACCTTAAAGCGATAGTCATCATCATTGCTAGTTCATGGGTAGGAAACTTGAATACCTTCAAAGGTGTCAGTAGATACTCTATTCCGTCAGTAAGGGATATGGGTGAAGTTGTCAGTGTTAGTAGTGTAGTGCCTATCACTAGAAAAATAAGTCTCAATCCCATAAATGCTGCTTGAATTACTCCCTGTTTATAAATCGTCAAACTTCCTATTGAAAAAAGTGCTTCGCTGCCTGGTGTAAAGAATATATTCAATAAAACCGTCAACACTATTATAAAGACAAGAGGCTTTAGTCCTTTAAGAGTATATGACAAAGGCACCTTGGAAATTTTAATAGCAAATAATATATATGCTAAAATAAATGCGTATGCAATAAATTTGTTCACAAGAAAAATCAATACTATAAATGCAAAAGTCAGCACTAACTTTACCCTAGGATCCATCCTATGTATGGGAGAATCCACAGGAAAATATTGTCCAACTGTTATGTCCTTAAGCATCTCTTCTGCTCCTCACTATCTTGAGTATTTCAGCTTTAGCCTGTTCTACAGTGTAAATATCATCACGTATGTCAATTCCCTTTTCTCTGATGATTGTCATAAGTTTGGTTATTTGAGGTATATCAAGGCCTATCGACTCAAGCAGTTGTGCTTGTTTAAAAACATTTCTCGGAGTATCGTAGCAAATGATGCTCCCTTTATTCATAACAATTATTCTATCCACCAGCATTGCAATATCTTCCATGCTATGTGATACCAATATTACAGTCTTTTCATATTTATTGTGAAGATATTTTATCTTACCTAATATTTCTCTTTTCCCGCGTGGATCCAATCCCGCAGTAGGTTCGTCCAGTATTAATATATCCGGATCCATAGCCAATACACCTGCAATAGCCACTCTTCTCTTTTGTCCTCCACTCAACTCAAATGGCGATTTATCCTTTATCTCTTGATAATCTAACCCTGTTAATTCTATAGCAGTTTTTACCCTTTGATGTATCTCTTCTTCCTTGAGCCCGAGATTGGAAGGACCAAAAGCCACGTCTTTAAATACTGTTTCCTCAAATAGCTGATATTCAGGGTATTGAAAAACAATCCCAACTTTCTGCCTTATCAGTTTTATATCTATATTTTTGTCATTCAAATTTATACCATTTACAATTATTTGGCCTCCAGTAGGCTTGAGCAGTCCGTTAAAATGCTGTATCAAGGTAGATTTACCTGAACCTGTATGCCCTATTAACCCTACAAACAATCCGTCTTCTATTTCTAAGTCTATATTTTTCAAAGCAGTATACTCAAAAGGCGTATCCTCTGAATATACATAGCTTACATTCTTCATAATAATCGACATATTTCTTCCACCATTTCTTCTACCGTTAGTATCCCTTCCCTAAAATCCAGTCCTTCTTTTTTGAGTTCATATCCCAGCTGGGTTACCTGTGGCACATCCAGGCCTACACTTTTCAGTTGTTCTACCCTTGAAAAAATCTGTTTAGGAGTCCCCTCCATTATATTTCTACCATCTTCCATCACAATCACTCTATCAGCGTTTACCGCCTCTTCCATGTAATGAGTTATATGAATTATAGTTATTCCATCTTTTTGGTTTAATTTTTTTATAGTTGTCATAACTTCTTTTCTTCCTTCAGGATCAAGCATAGCTGTCGCTTCATCTAAAATGATACATTCAGGTTTCATCGCTAAAATCCCCGCTATCGCTATTCTCTGTTTCTGTCCCCCTGATAACATATGGGGACTATATGTTTTAAACTTTTCCATATTAACCGCTTCAAGTGAACTATTAACCCTTTGTCTTATCTCTTCAGGGGGAATACCTAAATTCTCCGGTCCAAAAGCTACATCCTCTTCCACCAAGGTGGCAACCAATTGATTGTCCGGATTCTGAAATATCATTCCTGCTGACTGTCTTATATCCCATATGTTCTCCGATTGATCTGTGCGCATCCCCTTAACTACCACTGTTCCACTCGTTGGTTTAAGGAGAACATTAAAATGCTTAGCAAGTGTGGATTTGCCTGAACCGTTATGGCCCAGTATCACAACGAATTCTCCTTTTTCTACTTGGATATTTACATTGTCTAGAGCATTTTTCTGGTCGTTATCATATTTATAGACCACATCATTAGTAATAATAATTTTATCCACCCTTGGTCACTCACCATCATTTGTAAATTTGTTTTATGCAATATATTTAGTAGCGTCTACAGGTATCGCTCTCATAATACATCAAGCAGGGACCTGTATGTTATGTATACTGCTACTAAACTAATATATATATACCACAATGCTTTCAAACTGTAAAGTTAGAATAAAACATTTTGTCCCCGATACAGCTCTTGTTTCTACGATATTTATTCAAACATAATAACAAAAAAATAGGATTAAGCTAAGCATATGCCACTAACTTAATCCATTATTATTATACTAATTGGATGATTACTTTCTCTGCACCGTCTCCTCTTCTAGGTCCCATCTTCAATATCCTTGAATATCCTCCCTGTCTGTCCACATATTTGGGAGCAATTTCATTAAAAAGTTTTTCAACAACAGGATACTTTACATCTTTGGTTCTTTCTTTATATTCGGACTTTGTCTCATCCTTTTCTCTCTTTTCCGGTACATCATATAAATATGCCATGATCTGTCTTCTTGCTTTCAGCTTTGATGGGGCATCATTCTTAACCTCTACAGTAACTGTTTGGCCTTTCTCATTGTTGACCTTTTTTTCTACAGTTATTGTATTCTCGTATTCTTTTTTAGCTATAGTAATCAGCTTTTCAGCTATACTCCTAACCTCTTTTGCTCTAGCTTCAGTTGTTTCAACCTTTCCGTTAACAATTAACGAAGTAACTAAATTCCTCAATATTGCTTTTCTCTGATCGGAAGGTCTTCCCAGTTTTCTATATGGAGCCATTATATCCCTCCTCTGTCATTCTTCTGATTTTTTTAAACATAAATCAAGTTCAGCAAGTTTAGATTGTACTTCTTCTAGCGATTTTTTACCAAGATTTCTTACCTTCATCATGTCTTCTTCAGTCTTTTGAGTTAATTCCTCGACAGTATTAATACCTGCGCGTTTCAAACAATTGTAAGAGCGTACCGATAAGTCTAATTCTTCTATTGTCATTTCCAAAACTTTTTCTTTCTTATCTTCTTCTTTTTCCACCATTATTTCTACATCATTTACATGTTCAGTTAAAGAAATGAATAGATTCAAATGCTCATTTAATATCTTTGCTCCCAGACTGGTAGCTTCATCAGGCTTTATACTCCCATTTGTCCATACTTCTAATGTAAGCTTATCATAATCGGTTACTTGACCGACCCTCGTATTTTCAACATTAAAAGTAACTTTTCTTACAGGGGTAAATATCGAATCAACAGGAATTATGCCTATAGGCTGACCTGATGTTTTGTTTCTATCCGCTGTTACATAGCCTCTCCCTTTTTCAAGGGTTATCTCCATATATAATTTTCCGTCTTCATTTAACGTGGCGATATGCAAGTCTGGATTTAATATTTCAACATCGCTGTCCGCAATTATATCCGCTGCCTTAACATCTCCAGCACCTTGATAGTCAATAGTAACTACTTTCGGTTCGTCCACATACAATTTTGCAGATAAATTTTTTAAATTTAATATTATATCAACTACATCTTCAACAACGCCAGGTATTGTAGAAAATTCGTGAAGCACACCATCTATACGAATTGTTGTGACAGCTACACCAGGAAGAGAGGATAACAGTATTCTTCTTAAAGAATTCCCTAGTGTTATACCATATCCTCTCTCTAAAGGCTCTACAACAAATTTTCCGTAGGTGTTGTCCTCATTGGTTTCAATTATTTCTATCTTTGGTTTTTCTATCTCTATCATCTATTATAACCCTCCTTTAAATCTCTCTTCTAACAAGTATACTTTTCTGCGAGGGTAAAACTGATTCTATTAAATGTTATTTGGAATAAAGCTCAACAATTAACCTATCCTCTATGGGCAAGTCGATATCTTCTCTGGTTGGTAATGCAATTACCTGACCTTCCATTTTTTCTGTATCCACTTTCAGCCATTCGGGAACTGCACTTTTCTGTTCTATATTTTCTTTAAATAATGCAGAACTCTTGCTTCTTTCCTTAATAGATATAACATCGCCCACTTCTACCGAATAAGAAGGTATATTTACCTTTCTTCCATTTACATATATATGTCCGTGAAGAACAATCTGTCTTGCTTGAGATCTGGATCCTCCAAATCCCATTCTGAAAATAACATTATCCAATCTTCTTTCCAAAATCTGAAGCAAATTTTCTCCAGTAACACCTTTTGTTCTTTCAGCTATCCGGTAATACCTTCTAAATTGTTTTTCCATTATACCATATGTTCTTTTAGCCTTTTGTTTTTCTCTCAATTGATTTCCATACTCAGAGATTTTTTTTCGCCCCTGCCCATGTTGCCCAGGGTTAGTAGATCTCCTAGATATAGCACATTTATCTGTATAACATCTATCACCCTTTAGAAATAGCTTTGTACCTTCTCTACGACATAATCTGCATGATGGTCCTGTATATTTTGCCATTAGTTTTCACACCTCCTGAACACTGATATTTAAACTCTTCTTCTCTTAGGCGGTCTACAGCCATTATGCGGTATTGGTGTTACGTCTTTTATGAGACTTACTTCCAAACCCGCTGCCTGTAATGCTCTTATAGCTGCTTCTCTTCCACCACCAGGTCCTTTTACATATACTTTTACCGTCTTTAAACCATGCTCCATAGCACCCTTTGCTGCAGTTTCAGCGGCCATTTGAGCTGCAAAAGGAGTGCTTTTTCTGGAACCTCTAAATCCCAATCCACCTGCGCTAGCCCATGAAAGAGCGTTGCCTGCCTCATCGCTTATAGTAACAATGGTATTATTGAAGGTAGAACGGATATGTGCAGCCCCTCGTTCAATATTCTTCTTTTCTCTTCTTCTGGTTCTAACTTTTCTTGTATTCCTAGCCATCAAGCGTCCCTCCTTTATGCATTTTCCCTTTTGGCGCCAACAGTTTTTCTAGGGCCTTTTCTAGTCCTGGCATTCTGTTTAGTGCTCTGACCTCTTACAGGCAAACCTTTTCTATGCCTTATCCCTCTATAGGAGCCTATTTCAACAAGTCTCTTTACATTTAAAGAAACTTCTCTCCTCAAGTCACCTTCAACTTTATAGTTTTTATCTATATATTCCCTCAGTTTATTGATTTCGCTATCAGTTAAATCCTTTATGCGTGTATCCGGATTTACTCTAGTAGCGGCCAGTATTGCATTTGCTCTTCTTCTGCCGATGCCATATATATATGTCAATCCAATTTCCACCCTTTTTTCTCTGGGCAAATCGACTCCAGCAATTCTTGCCATTAAAAGCTACACCTCCTATTAGGTTTTGTTTTATTCATCACTATTAACTAATTATTTACATATTATATATATTTTAATCATCCTTGTTTCTGCTTATGCTTGGGATTTTCACAGATTACCATTACTTTACCTTTTCTTCTTATTATCTTACATTTTTCACATATTGGCTTTACTGACGGTTTTACCTTCATGCCATTACCTCCTTTTACTTACCTCGCCAAGTTATTCTTCCACGTGTTAAATCATATGGTGATAGTTCTACTGTCACTTTATCCCCAGGTAAAATTTTTATATAATGCATTCTGAGCTTACCCGATATATGAGCTAATATTTTATGACCATTATCAAGTTCTACATGAAACATAGCGTTGGGCAAGGCTTCTACAACTTTCCCTTCAACTTCAATTACATCCTTCTTGGACAAACACATCAGCCCTCCTTATCAGTACCTGATATCTCCTTAATTTTGCTTTGTATATAATAGTCGTTAATATCCCTATCAATAACCACATTCTTATTGCATATAACCAAGTGTTTTATTTTCTTCTTTTTGGGTTTTTTGATCTTCCTCAAATCCCCATCTACAATCTTTACATAATCCTGATCCACTATATCCCATATTAAAAAGTATCTGCCTTTATCCCTTCCAGCCTTCGATAACACCAATTGACCAATCTTTATTTTATCATTTTTCACTCTATATGATACCACCCTGTTATATTTTTGTCATTATCAATGGTTCACTTGAAGTGATGATAATAGTATTTTCATAATGTGCAGATAAACTGCCGTCCCTCGTTACTACAGTCCAATCGTCATCAAGCACATTAACATTATAATGGCCTACGTTAACCATAGGCTCTATTGCTAGTGCCATCCCAGGCCTTAACCTAGGACCTCTGTTAGGTTTCCCGAAATTGGGTATCTGTGGATCTTCGTGCATCTTTTGCCCTATACCATGACCTACATAATCCCTAACTACCGAGAATCCATTGCTTTCGACATATCTCTGAATAGAGTGGGAAATGTCGCTTAGCCTGTTGTCAGGTGCAGCATACTTTATTCCCTCATAAAACGACTGTTTGGTGACTTCTATCAATTTTAATGCTATTTTATCTACGTTCCCAACAGCATAAGTTCTTGCAGCATCTCCATAATAACCTTCTATGATAGCCCCGATATCTATGCTTATTATATCACCATCATTCAATATTCTTTGGCCAGGAATGCCATGTACAACCTGATCATTTACGGATGTGCATATAGCTGCAGGAAAACCACCATAACCTTTAAATGCCGGTATAGCACCACATTTCAATATATACTCTTCTGCAACTCTGTCCAATTCACCAGTAGTAATTCCTGGTCTTATTTTTTCCTTGAGTATTTCAAATGTTTCAGCAACCACTTTACCCGCTTTTCTCATCAACTCAATTTCATTGCTCGATTTAATTATAATCATTTGATTGTTTTCCCCCTAAAAATTGGACCAGTTCTTTAAACACAGAGTCTATTCCTGACTTACCATCAATATTTAATAATATTCCCTCATCTTGGTAATACTCAATAAGCGGCGCCGTCTGATTTGCATAGACTTGTAATCTTTTTTTAACTGTTTTAATATTATCGTCTTCTCTCTGATACAATCTGCTATTACAAATATCGCATACACCTGCTTTTAATGGGGGATTAAAATCTATATGGAATGCTGCGCCACACCTTGCACATACTCGTCTCCCAGTAATCCTCTCTACCAGCTCTTGTTCAGGCACCTCAATGTTTACTACATAATCAATTGTAGTGATCTTGGAAAGCGCATCTGCTTGCTTTACCGTTCTAGGAAATCCATCCAATATAAATCCTTGGCTGCAATCAGTTTGGTTCAGTCTTTCTTGGACTATGGCAACCACAATATCATCAGGAACTAGCAATCCTTTATTAATGTATTCCTTTGCCTTTGCTCCTAATCTTGTGTTTTGCCCCATTGCATCTCTAAAGATATCACCGGTAGATATGTGTTTAATTTTTAATTCTCTTTCAAGTTTTTTGGCTTGGGTACCTTTCCCGGCACCTGGCGGACCTAATAAAACCAGTTTCATAAAACCAACTCCAAATTTATTTCAAAAATCCCTTATAATGTCTCATAATCATCTGTGATTCTATCTGCTTCATTGTATCTAATGCAACACCTACCAATATCAATAATGCTGTCCCTCCAAAATGGAGCGGAAGTTTCAATACGTTAGATACAAATATGGGTAAAATAGCTATCAATGCCAAAAATATTGCTCCTGCCAATGTTATCCTGTTGGATATTCTAAACAAATATTGTGATGTTGGTTTCCCAGGTCTGATCCCTGGTATAAAACCGCCATACTGTTTCATATTTTTTGCAATCTCAATAGGATTAAACTGTATTTGAGTATAAAAATATGTGAAAAATATAATCAATAAAGCGTATATAACAGCATACCATGGACTTTGATAACCCAAATATTTATTAAACCACTCTGAAAACGCTGTTTCCCTCCAAAAATTAGCTATAGTTTGAGGAAGAGCCGTTATTGACATAGCAAAAATGATTGGTAATACTCCAGATTGGTTTACCTTTAATGGTATATGAGTACTCTGGCCGCCGTACATTTTCCTTCCCACTACCCTTTTTGCATATTGAACAGGTATCCTTCTCTGCCCCTCGCTTATATATATTACTAAGGCAATTATTACTACTGCCCCCACAATAAATAAAGCTATCTGCCACAGATTAAGTGTGCCTATTCTGATATACTCAACTAATCGTAAAGTGGAAACAGGTATTCTAGCTACAATACCGGTAAAAATCAATATTGAAATTCCATTTCCTATTCCCTTATCATTTATTTGCTCTCCTAACCACATCAAGAAAGCAGTACCTGCAGTTAAAGTAAGAGCTACTAGCAGATAATTTAAAACCGACTTTTCCAACATTCCACCTCTGAGGCTATAGGTTATTCCTATAGACTGGACAAAAGCTAATACAACTGTAAGGTATCTTGTATACTTTGCTAGCTTTTTCCTTCCTTCTTCCCCTTCTTTAGCCAACTGCTCCAGTTTAGGTATAGCTACCGTCAAAAGCTGCATGATGATTGATGCATTAATATACGGGGTAATACTCATTGCAAAAATAGTGAAGTTACTAAAAGCACCACCAGATACTATATCAAAAAAACCAAGTATTCCTCCGCCCTGTTCAATTATATTCCTTATAAAATTAGCATCAATTCCTGGAACAGGTATATACGAACCAATCCTGAATATTAACAACATCATAAGAGTAAATATAATTTTCTTCTTTAAATCAGGTATTTTTAAGGCATTTTTAACGGTAGATAACATTGTATTATATCACCTCTGCCTTTCCTCCAGCCGACTCTATCTTTTCTATGGCCGTCTTACTGAATTTATGAGCTGATACATTCAGTTTTTTGGTCAATTCACCTTCACCAAGTATCTTTACACCGTCATTTACTCTTTTTATTAAACCCTTCTGGAGCAACAACTCAGGGGTAATGGTTGTATTATCTTCAAATTTCTCAAGGTCTTTTATGTTTACTACAGAATACTTCTTTGAAAATATATTTACAAATCCTCGTTTAGGCAATCGTCTGGCTAATGGCATCTGACCACCTTCAAAACCTGGTCTTACGCCTCCGCCACTTCTTGAGTTCTGTCCATTCATACCTCTTCCTGCAGTGGTTCCATATCCTGAACCAGAACCTCTCCCGACTCTCTTGCGCTTCTTTTTGTCACTGCTCCCAAGTTCATGTAATTTCAATTGAAGCACCTCCTTCTCTAAACTTCTTTGAATTCCACGAGATGACTAACTTTTTCAATCATGCCTCTTATCTGTGGTGTATCTTCATGTTCAACTACCGATCCGATTTTTTTAAGTCCTA
Above is a window of Clostridia bacterium DNA encoding:
- the rpmD gene encoding 50S ribosomal protein L30, translating into MAKLRITLKRSTIGCIEKQIKTVEALGLKKIGSVVEHEDTPQIRGMIEKVSHLVEFKEV